DNA from Clostridiales bacterium:
ACGCCAATATGCCTATGATATTGGCCGGCACATGCAAAGGCGCCAAATCGCTGTTTTTGCGGCAAATCTCCAAAACCTCGTCGTCAATCAAGACCGACGAGTTAAAATCCTCGGCGCTGTGGACCACTCTATGTCCTACCGCCTGAATTTCGTTTATATCTTTTACTACGCCGTATTCTTCATGGACTAAGGCTTCCAGCATTAATTGGACCGCGACATTATGGTCGGGTATGGGTTTTTCTACCACAAAGCTCTTTCCGTCTTTACCCGTAGCTTTTAATTGGGAAATTAATTGTCCTATTCTTTCGCATGTTCCCTTGGCCAGCGCTTTTTCGTTATTCATTTCTATTAATTGGTATTTTAACGAACTGCTGCCGGCGTTTACCACCAAAATATTCATTCTCGCATTCTCCACTCTTTTTTAAACAAAATATTTATTAAACAGTCGCCTGAACGGCGGTTATCGCCACAGCGTCAACTATGTCTTCCGCCGTGCAGCCTCGGGATAAGTCGTTAACAGGCTTGTTAAATCCTTGGCAAATAGGCCCTATCGCAACCGCGTTAGCAAGCCTTTGGACAAGCTTATAGGCGATATTGCCCGCGTTAAGATCGGGGAAAATAAGCACATTGGCTTTGCCCGCCACTTCGCTGTCGGGGCATTTTAGCTTGGCCACGCTTTCCACAAGCGCGGCGTCTCCCTGCAATTCGCCGTCTATTTTTAGATTGGGGTTTAACTCTTTAGCTTTTTGGGTAGCCAATATCACTTTATCCACAAGCTCGTGCTTGGCGCTACCCTTGGTGGAAAAAGAAAGCATCGCCACATGCGGATCCATCCCCGTAAGGATATGCGCGCTTTGGGCGCTTGTTACGGCTATTTCGGCCAATTGGTCGGCATCGGGATTGGGGTTAAGACCGCAATCGGCAAATAAAAAAGCCCCGTTATAGCCGTATTTGCTGCCTTCTATTATCATTAGAAAAAAACTTGAAACCGTCCTAATGCCGGGGGCTGCTTTTATAATTTGTAGCGCGGGTCTTAAAGTGTCGCTTGTGGAATGAACCGCGCCCGCGACCATTCCGTCGGCGTCGTCCGCCTTTACCGCCAAAACGGAATAATAAAGCGGGTCTAGGGCTAGCTCTTGGGCTTGTTCGTAAGTAAGTCCTTTGGATTTTCTCGCCTGATACAATATATCTATATATCTTTCACGGTTTTTATCGGTAGCTGGATCTATTATTTCTATTCCTTCCAAGTTGCCGCCTATTGATTGGATTGATCGGGAATTGCCCACCAAAGCGACTCGCGTGATTTTTTCTTTTGCTATTTTTTTGGCTGCCTCTATTGTTCGCGGCTCTTCGCCTTCGGCTAAAATAATTTTTTTGTCCGCGGCTTTAGCTTTGCCGCGAATTTCCTCTAACAGTATAGACATCTATCCGCTCCAATGTTATAATATTTTTTGCCGTATATATTATACTCCTCCCACCCTCTTATGTAAACCAAAAAGTCTTGTTTGGGTCGTATAAAAGGGAGTTTGTATTTTTGGGCGCAAATTTATCATTTGGCAAAATAAGCGTTTTTAATAATTTTTCAGGACCAAATAATGAAATTAGCGGCGATTATTTGCGAATATAACCCTATGCACAACGGGCATATAGAACATATCCGTTACACCAAAGAAGCCACAAAGTGCGACGGGCTTGTCTGCGTTATGAGCGGCAATTTTGTTCAAAGGGGCGAGCCTTCAATTTTGGACAAATACTCGCGGACTATGGCGGCTTTGAGATACGGCGCGGATATGGTTGTGGAATTGCCCACTGTTTTCGCGGTAGCGGGCGCGGATATTTTTGCCGACGGCGCCGTAAAAGTGATTAACCAAATACAAAATATCCGTTGGCTAAGTTTTGGAAGCGAAAGCGGAAATATTGACGAGCTTGTTAACGCGGCCCAAGTTTTGAAGACCGAAAGTCCCAAGTTCAAAAAAGCCATAAAAGACTGTTTGAATATGGGTTTAAGTTACCCAAAGGCTCTTTCTACGGCTGTTAAAAAAATATACGGGCAAGAAATTGAAAAGCTCGCAAGCTCGCCTAATAATATTTTGGGAATAGAATATATAAAAGCTTTAATCAGGCATAAAAGCGATATACAGCCTATCACCCTAAAGCGCATCGGAAGCAATTATAATGACACGGACCTTAAGGGCGAGTTTGATTCAGCTTCGGCTATCAGGCTTGCCGTCAAAAACTCTTCTTGGGACAAGATAACCTCCGCGCCCCAAGACTTAATCAAGCTGTATAAAGAAAACTATTATGATTTTGACAAGATGACGCGGTCTTTATCCGATATATGCCTATTTAACATAATGAACAGCTCTTTAAAAGACTTAAAAAACTTTTATGACTTTAACGAAGGCATAGAAAACCGAATTAAAAGCAAAATCCAAACCAGTCACACTTTGGACGATGTCGCCGCCGCAGTAAAGACCAAAAGATACACTCTTGCTAGGCTCAAAAGGATGCTTCTTTATCCCACGCTAAAAATAACCAAAGAATTAATGAGCGCAAGCAAGAAATGCCCGCCTTACCTTAATGTTTTGGGCATTAAAAAAGAAAAGAAAATTTTGCTCAACTTTTTGGCCAAAAATTATATAACGCGCAAAAAAGATGTCCAAAAGATTGACGGCCAAGACACTCTTAATATGCTGAATGTCAATATTTTGGCCGACGACTTATACTGCCAAATCAGCCGAAGAAAAAAAGGCATGTTTTTTGGGCATGGAATGATAATATATTGAAATTCGCCTTAAATTTTTATCGTCAAAAATCAAAAAAAACTCCCCTAAGGGAGTTTTCTTATCTTGCTTTGGTATCTATTTCGTGCTTGATTTTTTTGATAAAATCATTTAGCTTAAACGCGCCCAAGTCGCCGTCTTTTCGGCTTCGGACGCTCACTACCCCTTGTTCTTTTTCTTTGTCGCCTATAATCAGCATATAAGGTATTTTGTTGATTTGGGCTTCCCTGATTTTATAGCCGATTTTTTCGGCTCTTGTGTCTTTTTGCGCTAAGATGCCATGATTTTTGAGCTCGTTATACACTTTCTCGGCTTCGTCAATAGCGCGGTCAGTAAGCGACATCACGACTACCTGAACGGGGGCAAGCCAGATCGGGAACGCGCCCGCGTATTTTTCTATCAGCAGCGCCAAAGTTCTTTCGTAACAGCCTATTGAGCTTCGGTGCAAAATTATAGGATGCTTTTTTTGCCCGTCGGCATCGGTATATTCCATACCGAACCTTTCCGCCAAGGCGAAATCTATTTGGATGGTTATGATTGTGTCTTCTTTTCCATAGACGTTTTTTATTTGGAAGTCCAGTTTCGGTCCGTAAAAAGCCGCCTCGCCCTCGGCTTCCACATAGTCAATGCCCAAATCGTCCAGTATCTCTTTCATTAGCTTTTGGGTGGTTTCCCATTTTTGAGGGTCGTTGATGTATTTTTCGCTGTTATTGGGGTCCCATTTGGAAAACCTAAATGTTATATCTTCCCTAAGGCCCAAAGTGTCCATCAAATAATAGGACAATTCCAACGCGTTTTTGAATTCGTCTTTTACTTGCTCGGGCGCGCAAATGATATGGCCGTCGCTCAAGGTGAATTGACGCACCCTTATAAGCCCGTGCATTTCGCCGCTGCTTTCGTTCCTAAATAGCGCGGAAGTCTCGGCATATCTTAAGGGCAAATCCCTATAACTTTTGATTCCGTTTTTGTATATCATAAACTGGAACGGACAAGTCATCGGTCTTAGCGCTTTTAGCCCGTCGTCAACGCCTTCTTCGCCCAAAATAAACATTCCCTCGCGGTAATGGTCCCAATGCCCGCTTATTTTGTAAAGATTGCTCTTGGCCATAAAGGGAGTGCGGGTGAACAAATAACCCCTTTTTTCTTCTTCGTCTTCCACCCACCTTATGAGTTTTTGCATAATCTTGGCGCCCTTGGGCATCAACAGGGGCAAGCCTTGCCCTATGTTTTCTTCGGTCATAAATATGCCAAGCTCCCTGCCAAGCTTATTGTGGTCGCGTTTTTTGGCTTCTTCCAAAGCTTGCAAATGCGCCAATAATTCGTCTTTGGTCGCAAAAGCCGCGCCGTATATGCGGGTCAGCATCTTGTTTTTTTCGCTGCCCCGCCAATACGCGCCCGTTACCGACAGAAGTTTGAAATGCTTGATTTTTGCCGTGTAATTGACATGGGGCCCGCGGCAAAGGTCAACAAAATCCCCTTGCCTATAAAAAGAAATGGCCTCGCCTTCGGGCAATTCGTTGATAAGCTCTATTTTGTAGATTTGGCCTTGTTCTTGCATTAAGGCGATAGCCTCTTGTTTGGATAGCTCAAACCTTTCTATCTTTAGATTTTCTTTGGAAATTTTGGCCATTTCCTGTTCTATTTTTTCTAAATCCGCCATCGTAACAGGCTCGGAAAAATCAAAGTCATAATAAAAACCCGTATTGGTCGCCGGTCCTATCCCCAATTTCGCATCGGGATAAAGACGCTTGACCGCGTGCGCCAATAGGTGCGACGCGCTATGCCTTAAAACCTCTAATTCCATAAATTTTTATCTCCAAGCTAAGATTTTGGTTATATTTAAAAAATTTTTTGGCAAATTTAAATGTATTATTTGATTATATACCCAAAACAATCAATCGTCAACATAATGGCATTTTTATAAAAATAAAAAAACGCCCTTGACTTTTTTATCAAGGGCGTTTGGCTTATATGTATCTTTATCTTACTTCTATTCGGTTTTCAAAAATGCTGCTTATCATATTGACTATAACAACCGGCATCTTGTCTATATGGTGAAAGACTATTTTGTTGGGCGAAAGGTTGATTAAAGACGGTATCAGCGTTTCGCTGTTTATCTCCTCGTCCAAATGATATTTTTGGTTTTTGATTTTGTTCATATGTTTGTCGTAAAAAACATATTTGCCGTTTTCGTCAAATATATGTACTTCGTCAAGTTTGCTGTTTATGGTGTTTACCAAAAATTTTAACAGCTCCAAAAAAGTTTCGTGGTATGAAAGATAGGCGGAATTGTTGTTCGCCAAATCGCATATTTCTTGCCAGCGGTCTCTTAGCTCTTTTAGCCTGAAATTATAAAAGCCGTCCAGCATGAGTTCTTTGTTGAAAAAGAGTTTTCTAATCACTACTTCGCGGTCAAATTCCCTGTCAAATTCAACCAACGCCTTGATAAACGCATTGTAGTTGATTTGATTGTTTATGGGCAATCGGGAGTTTTCCTGCAAATATTCCAGCTTAAAATCCGTAATTATTATGTTGGAAATAATCTCATGCAAGGCGTCCGTTATTATTTTGCTTTTGGTCTCTTCGCACGCCAAAGCCAAATAATCCCTGGACAGCGCCTTGCCGCGCGCCATTACGCCGCCCGCTTTTTTTACATAAGGGGTTATGTCTTGCATAAGATTGTCTATACAAGCCGCTTTTTTTGAATCAATACTTATACTTAATTCCCACATAAAAACCTCTTGCAATAGTTTATGCAAGAGCTGTTCAAAATAAACTTTTTTTGGGCTGATTTGGCTTTAATTGGCGTGGTAACTTTTTGTAATCTTAAATCGGAAAATCAGCGTTTTTGCGGTATTAATTATTAATGAATAATATTAAAAAACCTAGGCGCTGGCTTGTTCCAGCGCCTAGGTTTTTTGTCTTGGATTTTATTTTATTTTCACCCTTATCATATTCCAAGACAATGGAGAAAGGTTTATGTAAGCTTTTGCGTCTTTTACAATGCCCGTATCAACATTTTTGGGCGTTACTCTTGACGGGTTTTCAAAATCATTAATAGCTTTTAGGTCCGCGCCGTCTAAAACAATATGTTCTATTATTTCCAAATCCCCAAACGACCTCAATTCTATTTCGGCTTCTATCGCGTCTTGGCTATAATTGCATACAAACACCGCCAAGGAATCGGTTTTTTGGTCATATATTATGGACTGGCTTAGTTCTTTGACTTTGCCAAATTTGGAATCAAATTCGTCGCATTCGCTTATCGTCATTAGGGCCTGGCCTTGGCCGTATTGGCTTGCGTATTTGAAAGGATAAAAAGTGGTCTGCCTGATTGCCGCCCCGCCTTTTTGGGTGAATATAGGCGCGATGACATTGACCAATTGCGCCAAGCACGCGATTTTTATGCGATGGCAGTTATTGAGCAATGTGTTCATAAGCCCGCCAAAGACTATGGCGTCTTGCAATGTGTATCTGTCTTCCAAGATATGGGGCGCATAAGCCCAGTTCTCAAGCTTAACATCCTTTAGATACCAAACATTCCATTCGTCAAAGCTAAGGTAAATAGTCTTGTTGGAGCGTTTTTTTGCCTTGACAAAATCGCAAGTGGCGATGGCTGTTTTTATAAAATCGTCCATGCGCTTATAACTCGCGTAAAAATCTTCGTCGCGGCCTTCATTCCAATAATATTGATGGATAGACAAATAATCCACATGGTCGTAAAGGTTTTCCAAAACAATTCTGTCCCAATCGGGATAGCTAGGAAGATCTATGCTTGAGCTGCCGCACGCTATGAGTTTTACGCGGTTGTCAATCCATCTTATTATTTTGGCCGTTTCCAAAGCTTTTTTTGAATAATTTATCGCGTCCAAATGGCATATCTGCCAAGGTCCGTCCATTTCGTTCCCCAAGCACCAATATTTGACATCGTAAGGTTTTTCGCTGCCATTGGCTTTTCTAAGCTCGCTGTAATATGTGCCTGAAGGGTGGTTGCAATACTCCACTAAGTAGCCCGCGTCTTGAGGCGTGCCCGTGCCCATATTAACGGCCATCATGGGTTCTACATTAGCCTCTTTGCACCATTTCATAAACTCGTCCGTGCCGAATTGGTTGGTTTCTATTGAGCGCCATGCGTAATCAAGGCGCGCAGGCCTGTTTTCCTTTTTTCCGATGCCGTCTTGCCAATTATAACCGCTAACAAAATTGCCTCCAGGATACCTTACAATAGGCACGCCTAACTCATTTATAAGAGCAATTACATCCTTTCTGAATCCGTTTTCATCGGCGGCGGGATGGTCTGGCTCATAAATGCCTTCATATACCGCTCTTCCCAAATGCTCAATAAAAGAGCCAAACATTTTTGATTCTACCTTGCCGATTTGCATGTTTTTATCGGCAAAAATTTTCGCTTTTTTCATTGTCTTTAGCCTCCTACTTTTTTGTGATTTATCCTTTTAGACCCTTCTTCCAAGTATAGATTCGCCGCCGCCTATCAAAGATACAGCAAGCGTATTTCTTTTTTGGTCATTGTCCCATGCCGCTTCAACAAAACCTTTATAGCAGGTCTGCTGAATGGTTATGGAAAGTTTTCCGTCTTCCCAAACTGAAAAAGTTCCCGTTATTTCGCCCGTAACCGCGCCGTCTTGGTTAAGGCGGACGGAAATTGCCGTTTTGGGCTCTTTTACGGTGTCTTTGCCTTGAAAAATCAGCTGGTAGTCGCCCGCGAGATTTTCCAAGGAGTATTTATTATTTGCTTGACCCGCGTATCTAAACGGCGAGACAGCCGGCCATCCGTCTTCGTTAAACACCATTTTTCTTATATGCATAATATGGGGGCCTTCTCCATATCTATATGTGCGGACATGATGCGCCAAAAACCAATCTTTATTGGCTTTGATGACCGAATTATGCCCCGGCGCCATCCAGCCAAGGTTTAATTCATTTTTGGGATCGTTGGTAAAGGCATATCCGCCCAAAATTTTTGTGCCGTAATTTTGGTTAAGATGGGTCATCATACCAAGCAAATTCCCGTCGGCGTCAATATAATCGCCGTCTATTTTCGCGCTTCTTGCGACCCTAATATTATAATCGGACGACAAGCTTCCGTATGACACAAATAAATAATAATTATCGTGCTCGCGGTTATATACGATATAAGGCCCTTCTATCGCCATACCTGAACCGCCGACCAGCTTTTTGCCAAAGTCTTGGTCTTTTGCCCGGCCTGTAGCGGCGTCCAGTTCTTTTATGTATATTCCGCCAAAAAACGAGCCATAAACCATATATAACTTTTGTGTCTTGGGATCTTTGATAACATTGGGGTCAATCGCGTTAGGCCCTCCGCCGCCTGAAGATGTTAATACCATAGAATCATGATAGTAAGGACCCGTAACTTTATCGGATTTGGCAAGCCCGATATATGATCTTGAGCTACCCCATCTCGACATAGAATAATACAGCCAATACTTTCCGTCAGCGCCTTTTATCACATCGGGCGCCCAAACATCAGTATTGGGTTGCCCCGCATAAGTTTTGCCCTCTTGCAACTCGCTTGAATCAATCGCGCAAGGCAGCGTCTGCCAATGTATAAGGTCTTCGGACTTTCTGATCTGGACTTGCCGCGCGCCGAGCCCGTGAGTCGAAAATACATAAAATGTCCCGTCCTCGTCTTGAAAGATAGAAGGGTCATGCGCGGACATCTCTTGACATTCAAAATAGCTTTTGCCTAGTAATTTGTCAAAATCAACAAATTTTGGGTCTTGGGGATAAGT
Protein-coding regions in this window:
- a CDS encoding arabinan endo-1,5-alpha-L-arabinosidase — translated: MKKILIFLLTISLLMLSILGLACAPQDTNENDDDWTEQTMTYPQDPKFVDFDKLLGKSYFECQEMSAHDPSIFQDEDGTFYVFSTHGLGARQVQIRKSEDLIHWQTLPCAIDSSELQEGKTYAGQPNTDVWAPDVIKGADGKYWLYYSMSRWGSSRSYIGLAKSDKVTGPYYHDSMVLTSSGGGGPNAIDPNVIKDPKTQKLYMVYGSFFGGIYIKELDAATGRAKDQDFGKKLVGGSGMAIEGPYIVYNREHDNYYLFVSYGSLSSDYNIRVARSAKIDGDYIDADGNLLGMMTHLNQNYGTKILGGYAFTNDPKNELNLGWMAPGHNSVIKANKDWFLAHHVRTYRYGEGPHIMHIRKMVFNEDGWPAVSPFRYAGQANNKYSLENLAGDYQLIFQGKDTVKEPKTAISVRLNQDGAVTGEITGTFSVWEDGKLSITIQQTCYKGFVEAAWDNDQKRNTLAVSLIGGGESILGRRV
- a CDS encoding alpha-N-arabinofuranosidase → MKKAKIFADKNMQIGKVESKMFGSFIEHLGRAVYEGIYEPDHPAADENGFRKDVIALINELGVPIVRYPGGNFVSGYNWQDGIGKKENRPARLDYAWRSIETNQFGTDEFMKWCKEANVEPMMAVNMGTGTPQDAGYLVEYCNHPSGTYYSELRKANGSEKPYDVKYWCLGNEMDGPWQICHLDAINYSKKALETAKIIRWIDNRVKLIACGSSSIDLPSYPDWDRIVLENLYDHVDYLSIHQYYWNEGRDEDFYASYKRMDDFIKTAIATCDFVKAKKRSNKTIYLSFDEWNVWYLKDVKLENWAYAPHILEDRYTLQDAIVFGGLMNTLLNNCHRIKIACLAQLVNVIAPIFTQKGGAAIRQTTFYPFKYASQYGQGQALMTISECDEFDSKFGKVKELSQSIIYDQKTDSLAVFVCNYSQDAIEAEIELRSFGDLEIIEHIVLDGADLKAINDFENPSRVTPKNVDTGIVKDAKAYINLSPLSWNMIRVKIK
- the thrS gene encoding threonine--tRNA ligase — its product is MELEVLRHSASHLLAHAVKRLYPDAKLGIGPATNTGFYYDFDFSEPVTMADLEKIEQEMAKISKENLKIERFELSKQEAIALMQEQGQIYKIELINELPEGEAISFYRQGDFVDLCRGPHVNYTAKIKHFKLLSVTGAYWRGSEKNKMLTRIYGAAFATKDELLAHLQALEEAKKRDHNKLGRELGIFMTEENIGQGLPLLMPKGAKIMQKLIRWVEDEEEKRGYLFTRTPFMAKSNLYKISGHWDHYREGMFILGEEGVDDGLKALRPMTCPFQFMIYKNGIKSYRDLPLRYAETSALFRNESSGEMHGLIRVRQFTLSDGHIICAPEQVKDEFKNALELSYYLMDTLGLREDITFRFSKWDPNNSEKYINDPQKWETTQKLMKEILDDLGIDYVEAEGEAAFYGPKLDFQIKNVYGKEDTIITIQIDFALAERFGMEYTDADGQKKHPIILHRSSIGCYERTLALLIEKYAGAFPIWLAPVQVVVMSLTDRAIDEAEKVYNELKNHGILAQKDTRAEKIGYKIREAQINKIPYMLIIGDKEKEQGVVSVRSRKDGDLGAFKLNDFIKKIKHEIDTKAR
- the pta gene encoding phosphate acetyltransferase; translation: MSILLEEIRGKAKAADKKIILAEGEEPRTIEAAKKIAKEKITRVALVGNSRSIQSIGGNLEGIEIIDPATDKNRERYIDILYQARKSKGLTYEQAQELALDPLYYSVLAVKADDADGMVAGAVHSTSDTLRPALQIIKAAPGIRTVSSFFLMIIEGSKYGYNGAFLFADCGLNPNPDADQLAEIAVTSAQSAHILTGMDPHVAMLSFSTKGSAKHELVDKVILATQKAKELNPNLKIDGELQGDAALVESVAKLKCPDSEVAGKANVLIFPDLNAGNIAYKLVQRLANAVAIGPICQGFNKPVNDLSRGCTAEDIVDAVAITAVQATV
- a CDS encoding nucleotidyltransferase; its protein translation is MKLAAIICEYNPMHNGHIEHIRYTKEATKCDGLVCVMSGNFVQRGEPSILDKYSRTMAALRYGADMVVELPTVFAVAGADIFADGAVKVINQIQNIRWLSFGSESGNIDELVNAAQVLKTESPKFKKAIKDCLNMGLSYPKALSTAVKKIYGQEIEKLASSPNNILGIEYIKALIRHKSDIQPITLKRIGSNYNDTDLKGEFDSASAIRLAVKNSSWDKITSAPQDLIKLYKENYYDFDKMTRSLSDICLFNIMNSSLKDLKNFYDFNEGIENRIKSKIQTSHTLDDVAAAVKTKRYTLARLKRMLLYPTLKITKELMSASKKCPPYLNVLGIKKEKKILLNFLAKNYITRKKDVQKIDGQDTLNMLNVNILADDLYCQISRRKKGMFFGHGMIIY